A section of the Triticum dicoccoides isolate Atlit2015 ecotype Zavitan chromosome 7A, WEW_v2.0, whole genome shotgun sequence genome encodes:
- the LOC119333929 gene encoding SKP1-like protein 1A, producing MADATPAEASSSGEAAGEKSNKKITLISSDGESFEVTAEAAAMSQTIHHMMEDNCVENGVPLPNVPSKILSKVIEYCNKHVSSGEQDLKSFDASFINVDQATLYDLILAANYLDVKGLLELCLQTVADMIKGKTVEEIRKTFNIKCDFSPEEEAEIKKENQWAFE from the exons ATGGCTGATGCGACGCCAGCGGAAGCAAGCAGCAGCGGCGAGGCCGCGGGCGAGAAGAGCAATAAGAAGATCACGCTGATCAGCTCCGACGGCGAGAGCTTCGAGGtcacggcggaggcggcggccatgTCGCAGACCATCCACCACATGATGGAGGACAACTGCGTCGAGAACGGCGTCCCGCTGCCCAACGTGCCCTCCAAGATCCTCTCCAAGGTCATCGAGTACTGCAACAAGCAcgtctccagcggcgagcaggaccTCAAGAGCTTCGACGCCAGCTTCATCAACGTCGACCAGGCCACGCT ATACGACCTCATCCTCGCCGCCAACTATCTGGACGTCAAGGGGCTCCTAGAACTCTGCCTGCAGACGGTGGCCGACATGATCAAGGGCAAGACGGTCGAGGAGATACGCAAGACGTTCAACATCAAGTGCGActtctcgccagaggaggaggccgAGATAAAAAAGGAGAACCAATGGGCCTTCGAGTAG